In Pelosinus sp. UFO1, one genomic interval encodes:
- a CDS encoding class II fructose-bisphosphate aldolase, which translates to MYTTLKKVTDKATRLNFTVGAFNMHNLEMLPAMIRAAKDMGSPIIIQTSAGTAEYIGYGVIANVCKYLAEYESAEVVLHLDHANHFADIRKAIDAGYSSVMYDGSSLSFKENVLRTQEVVEYAHARGVSVEGELGTIGGIEDGVAVQENKKAYTNPEDAKRFVAETGIDALAVAVGTNHGQYKSKTELNIPLLKDIHGTVDIPLVIHGGTGVKDEDIQQCTNHGVRKFNVGTELLVGWTREAAKLFSQSKDNASLRKNIVPCNEVVANVIKHKIGIFLNA; encoded by the coding sequence ATGTATACAACCTTGAAAAAAGTAACAGATAAAGCGACACGTTTGAATTTTACAGTAGGGGCATTTAATATGCATAATTTAGAAATGCTGCCCGCAATGATTAGAGCAGCAAAAGACATGGGATCGCCCATTATTATTCAAACTAGTGCAGGAACTGCTGAGTATATTGGCTATGGCGTAATTGCGAATGTATGTAAGTATTTGGCGGAGTATGAAAGTGCTGAAGTGGTACTACACTTAGATCATGCTAATCATTTTGCCGATATACGAAAGGCGATTGATGCGGGTTATTCTTCTGTTATGTACGATGGTTCGTCCTTGAGCTTTAAAGAAAACGTGCTGAGAACACAGGAAGTTGTTGAGTATGCTCATGCACGAGGTGTATCGGTTGAAGGTGAACTGGGAACAATCGGCGGAATAGAAGATGGTGTTGCTGTACAAGAAAATAAAAAAGCGTATACGAATCCAGAAGATGCCAAACGATTTGTTGCTGAAACTGGTATTGATGCCTTAGCAGTTGCTGTTGGTACCAATCATGGTCAGTATAAGTCAAAGACGGAATTAAATATACCTTTATTAAAAGACATTCACGGAACAGTGGATATTCCTCTGGTGATTCATGGCGGAACCGGAGTAAAGGATGAAGATATTCAGCAATGCACCAATCATGGAGTACGCAAATTTAATGTAGGAACTGAATTGCTAGTCGGGTGGACGCGGGAAGCAGCAAAATTATTCTCGCAAAGCAAAGATAATGCCTCATTGCGAAAAAATATTGTTCCTTGCAATGAAGTGGTTGCTAATGTGATTAAACATAAAATTGGCATTTTCTTGAATGCTTAA
- a CDS encoding AAA family ATPase, protein MNKKLILLAGYPGTGKTYLCNIILEWRNCFVVLSPDDIKEKFWDELGFDSLEEKEKTIQLSWDYYYKKMKEIMQGGSSIISDYPFSEKHKSKIELLSEQYGYQIVTIRLTGDLDVLFERQKKRDLDTNRHLGHILNCYHYGEHVKNRSEADGLVDYKEFTKRCRTRGYGNFELGHLIEMDMTDFSSIDYSELLRQLKKLE, encoded by the coding sequence ATGAACAAAAAACTTATATTATTGGCTGGATATCCAGGTACGGGAAAAACATATTTGTGTAATATTATACTAGAATGGAGAAATTGCTTTGTTGTATTATCACCAGATGATATTAAAGAAAAGTTTTGGGATGAATTGGGATTTGATAGTTTAGAAGAAAAAGAGAAAACTATACAACTGAGCTGGGATTATTACTATAAGAAAATGAAAGAAATAATGCAAGGTGGGTCATCCATTATTTCCGATTATCCTTTTAGTGAAAAACATAAATCAAAAATAGAGTTGCTATCGGAGCAATATGGTTATCAAATTGTTACTATTCGATTAACTGGAGATTTGGATGTTTTGTTTGAGCGACAGAAAAAAAGAGATCTTGACACTAACAGACACTTAGGGCATATTCTTAATTGCTATCATTATGGAGAACATGTAAAGAACCGGAGTGAAGCAGATGGCTTAGTTGATTATAAAGAATTTACAAAGCGTTGCCGAACTCGGGGTTATGGAAATTTTGAGTTGGGGCATTTAATTGAGATGGATATGACAGATTTTAGTTCTATTGATTACTCTGAGTTACTTCGACAATTAAAAAAATTAGAATAG
- a CDS encoding PTS sugar transporter subunit IIC, producing MSIINFIITNILTQAAITIALIAMLGLILQKKSTGQTIAGTFKTLLGFQVLSAGAGIIVGSLIYFGKIFSEGFHMQGIIPSIEAINGQAMNEMGLGSPIAFTFLAIFIVNIIIARFTKWKYIFLTGQAILWMATMCTVFGYFAGLRGATLIIVGGIIGGIFAVAMPAIAQPLIRKITGSDDIALGHFCTIGYLFEAGVAKLVGNPEDSTEDIKLPKAFEFLQDTYLSVMVVMVPLYLVTAFFAGPEFCGKLAGHTDYLVHAFLQAIQFVVGVYVLLAGVRLILAEIVPAFRGIAMKLVPNAIPALDCPVLFPYAPHAVIIGFITTTIGTIIAMFVLPTFGLAMILPGMLTNFFAGGTAGIFGNATGGKRGAIIGGIAHGFFITLLPALLVTIFNNLGFANSTATDVDTVAAALLYAWIITPLMNIF from the coding sequence ATGTCAATTATTAATTTCATCATTACCAATATTTTGACGCAAGCGGCGATTACAATTGCTTTAATTGCTATGCTTGGTTTGATTCTGCAAAAAAAATCTACTGGTCAAACTATAGCTGGAACGTTTAAAACACTATTAGGTTTTCAGGTATTATCTGCTGGTGCTGGTATCATTGTTGGGAGTTTGATTTATTTTGGCAAGATTTTTAGTGAAGGCTTTCATATGCAAGGTATTATACCTTCAATAGAAGCGATCAATGGACAGGCTATGAATGAGATGGGACTGGGCAGCCCGATTGCTTTTACTTTTCTAGCGATTTTCATTGTAAATATTATCATTGCCCGATTTACTAAATGGAAATATATATTTTTGACTGGTCAGGCTATTTTGTGGATGGCCACGATGTGTACGGTATTTGGTTATTTTGCGGGTTTGAGAGGCGCAACTTTGATTATTGTCGGTGGTATTATTGGGGGCATTTTTGCTGTGGCAATGCCGGCTATTGCTCAGCCTTTGATTCGCAAGATAACCGGTAGCGATGATATTGCTTTAGGACATTTTTGCACCATCGGGTATCTCTTTGAAGCAGGGGTGGCCAAATTGGTTGGTAACCCGGAAGATTCTACAGAAGATATCAAATTGCCTAAAGCATTTGAGTTTTTACAAGATACTTACCTATCTGTTATGGTCGTTATGGTACCACTATATTTAGTAACAGCGTTTTTTGCTGGACCTGAATTTTGTGGAAAATTAGCCGGCCATACGGATTATCTGGTACATGCATTTTTGCAAGCCATTCAGTTTGTCGTTGGGGTCTATGTATTGTTGGCTGGAGTACGCTTGATTTTAGCAGAGATTGTGCCTGCATTCCGCGGTATTGCTATGAAACTGGTGCCGAATGCTATACCAGCGCTTGATTGTCCGGTACTGTTTCCCTATGCACCGCATGCTGTTATTATTGGCTTCATAACTACTACTATTGGTACAATCATTGCAATGTTTGTCTTACCGACGTTTGGTTTAGCGATGATCTTACCGGGGATGTTAACTAACTTTTTTGCTGGCGGCACGGCGGGGATTTTTGGTAACGCTACTGGCGGCAAACGGGGAGCGATTATTGGCGGGATTGCCCATGGATTTTTTATTACACTGTTGCCAGCGCTGTTAGTGACTATTTTTAATAACCTAGGATTTGCCAATTCGACGGCTACGGATGTTGATACGGTTGCTGCCGCATTATTATACGCTTGGATTATTACGCCACTGATGAATATATTCTAA
- a CDS encoding BglG family transcription antiterminator yields MTSKELDLILLLASRNEYITYHDLKTTLQKSERTVRYYLEQANQLLQQNHLPHIEQDRKLGVKLEFTDYQKEQFSYLLNSAQYHVEYYSAEERVLMILFSILDEITPTFATTFIDELITSKSSIDSDMKTIRKLAQEYGVIVKSTPKEGFKLLGDEWSIRLFINNVINKYINLEMMIDNRSSHSVFSKKEKVVIAYLQKELPAKIYQSLQQIAQAEGLVFNEIHCWQMSIIFAIWYKRFTQGYMVNSTNSLPLRYEKLHSYQIVIQLLQDVMGIQARTISEYERYYLCFIIDSFNIKNLASLKIDWGGLQLLTIQLIKEMEQITLIPFLEDKELFERLFNHIEPLVNRSKNGVSIFNPLKNMIMEQYSTTYNAVRKAVRILEVYCRQKISEEEIAYITLHFSASEEKLAQHNPGKYRVVVICGHGVATGELLAENLKKYYQFDVLGVVNGYDIHAIKRLGADFALKTIDIEIENLPSLKIDPLLTEYDRKKIKRFIESNPDIEKSGGSNFDAVDFFKEICKVAEKHSMKIKMENFIEDLEQLFEKNKIILNRQGVQPMIHEVLKDQHILLQYTTKDWETCIKDAAQPLLDDHYINQDYIEAMIAAVNKYGPYIVVGKGVALAHARPEDGVIKLGLSVMTLKEPISFGHETNDPVKLVFCLAATDNFSHLKVMKSIVNIINEEWKIDKISNQYTIDDFKHVLDEFEEVV; encoded by the coding sequence ATGACTAGCAAAGAATTAGATCTAATTCTTCTCTTAGCATCACGAAATGAATATATTACATACCATGACCTGAAAACAACATTGCAAAAATCAGAAAGAACAGTTCGGTATTATTTAGAACAAGCCAATCAACTTCTACAGCAAAATCACTTGCCTCATATTGAGCAAGATCGCAAACTTGGTGTGAAATTAGAATTTACGGATTATCAAAAAGAACAGTTTTCCTATCTACTTAATTCTGCGCAATATCATGTGGAGTATTATTCGGCGGAAGAACGGGTGCTCATGATCTTATTCTCGATTTTAGATGAAATCACACCCACCTTTGCGACCACTTTTATTGACGAATTAATTACGAGCAAGAGTTCTATCGATTCAGATATGAAAACAATCCGCAAGCTGGCTCAAGAATATGGGGTAATTGTTAAAAGTACGCCTAAAGAGGGGTTTAAGCTTCTTGGCGATGAATGGTCAATCCGTTTATTTATTAATAATGTTATTAATAAATATATCAATTTAGAAATGATGATTGATAATCGTAGCAGTCATTCTGTTTTTTCTAAGAAAGAAAAGGTCGTTATTGCGTATTTACAGAAAGAACTTCCTGCTAAAATTTATCAGTCTCTTCAACAAATAGCCCAAGCAGAAGGATTAGTCTTTAATGAAATACATTGCTGGCAAATGTCGATTATTTTTGCTATTTGGTATAAGCGCTTTACGCAAGGGTATATGGTCAATAGTACGAATAGTCTGCCACTTCGTTATGAAAAACTGCATTCGTATCAAATCGTTATTCAACTATTGCAAGACGTAATGGGGATTCAGGCGAGAACAATCAGTGAATATGAACGCTATTATTTATGTTTTATTATTGATAGCTTTAATATTAAAAATCTAGCGTCTTTGAAAATCGACTGGGGAGGATTGCAATTACTGACCATTCAGTTGATTAAAGAAATGGAGCAGATTACATTGATTCCTTTTCTTGAAGATAAAGAACTTTTTGAACGATTATTCAACCATATTGAGCCTTTGGTTAACCGTAGCAAAAATGGGGTAAGTATCTTTAATCCTCTTAAAAATATGATTATGGAGCAATACAGCACTACGTATAATGCAGTTCGTAAAGCTGTCCGAATCTTAGAAGTATATTGCCGCCAAAAGATTTCTGAAGAAGAAATTGCCTACATTACTCTTCACTTTAGTGCTTCAGAAGAAAAGCTTGCTCAACATAATCCGGGTAAGTATAGAGTTGTTGTTATTTGCGGTCATGGGGTAGCAACTGGCGAATTATTAGCGGAAAATCTAAAAAAATATTACCAGTTTGATGTACTGGGGGTTGTCAATGGTTATGATATTCATGCCATTAAGCGGTTGGGAGCTGACTTCGCCTTAAAAACGATTGATATTGAAATTGAAAATTTGCCTTCTTTAAAAATAGATCCGCTTTTGACAGAGTATGATCGAAAAAAAATAAAAAGATTTATCGAAAGTAATCCTGATATAGAAAAGTCGGGCGGATCTAATTTTGATGCAGTTGATTTTTTTAAAGAAATTTGTAAAGTTGCTGAAAAACACAGCATGAAAATAAAGATGGAAAATTTCATTGAAGATCTTGAACAACTATTTGAAAAAAATAAAATCATTCTAAATCGACAGGGGGTTCAACCAATGATTCATGAAGTACTTAAAGACCAGCATATTTTATTGCAGTATACAACAAAAGATTGGGAGACCTGTATTAAAGATGCGGCGCAGCCATTACTTGATGATCACTATATTAATCAAGATTATATTGAGGCAATGATTGCAGCTGTCAATAAATATGGGCCATACATTGTCGTCGGAAAAGGAGTAGCGCTTGCTCATGCGCGCCCAGAAGATGGCGTGATCAAACTAGGACTGAGTGTTATGACGTTAAAAGAACCAATTTCTTTTGGTCATGAAACAAATGATCCTGTAAAATTAGTTTTTTGTTTAGCAGCAACCGACAATTTTTCGCATTTGAAGGTTATGAAATCCATAGTTAATATTATTAATGAAGAATGGAAAATTGATAAAATATCAAACCAATATACTATTGATGATTTTAAACATGTATTAGATGAGTTCGAGGAGGTCGTATAG
- a CDS encoding PTS sugar transporter subunit IIB: protein MMKKKVKMLMVCGAGLGSSFACQMSVEDVLRKMGVEADLDHCDISSAVSMNPEVIITAMNFKTQFEQFTIPDTTTILYLKNIVGKAEIEEKLTPVLQAKGVL from the coding sequence ATGATGAAGAAAAAGGTCAAAATGTTAATGGTGTGTGGGGCGGGGTTAGGCAGTAGTTTTGCTTGTCAGATGAGTGTGGAAGATGTTTTGCGCAAGATGGGGGTGGAAGCGGACTTGGATCATTGTGATATTTCGTCGGCAGTTTCAATGAATCCAGAAGTTATCATTACGGCTATGAATTTTAAAACACAATTTGAACAGTTTACGATTCCCGATACAACGACAATTTTATATTTAAAAAATATTGTTGGTAAAGCAGAAATTGAAGAGAAATTGACTCCAGTATTACAGGCTAAAGGTGTGCTATAG